A portion of the Gammaproteobacteria bacterium genome contains these proteins:
- the hldE gene encoding bifunctional D-glycero-beta-D-manno-heptose-7-phosphate kinase/D-glycero-beta-D-manno-heptose 1-phosphate adenylyltransferase HldE, whose protein sequence is MKIEIPPFERGRVLVVGDLMLDRYWYGETSRISPEAPVPVVRVSEAEERPGGAGNVALNIAALHAKVTVMGLTGDDEAADVLAQRLSRAGVDCRLIRRPEFATVTKLRVLSRHQQLIRLDFEDNFAHGDIAEVRESFAGLARDADVVLLSDYGKGTLHEAQALIESARALGKPVLVDPKGSDFSRYRGATVITPNLSEFEAIVGHCASDEELVAKGEALRHDLALEALLITRSKRGMTLLRRYLPPLHLAARARAIYDVTGAGDTVIAVLAAAYAVGADLGAATALANVAAGVVVGKLGTASVSLQELDHALHDYDKIESGLTGADELLARVARARARGETIVMTNGCFDLLHAGHVTYLEQARRLGDRLIVAVNDDASVKRLKGADRPVNALAQRAAVLAALQSVDWVVPFSEDTPEQLICRVQPDVLVKGGDYDAAGVAGGDCVRARGGRVVILDYVENCSTSRVIEAIRHGVTQGHGKSAT, encoded by the coding sequence GAAGATAGAGATCCCCCCCTTCGAGCGGGGGCGCGTGCTTGTGGTCGGCGACCTCATGCTGGACCGCTACTGGTACGGCGAGACCTCGCGCATCTCCCCCGAGGCGCCCGTCCCCGTGGTCAGGGTATCCGAAGCGGAGGAACGCCCGGGCGGCGCGGGCAACGTCGCGCTCAACATCGCCGCCCTGCACGCCAAGGTCACCGTCATGGGCCTGACCGGGGACGACGAGGCCGCCGACGTCCTCGCACAGCGGCTCTCCCGGGCGGGTGTCGACTGCCGCCTGATCCGGCGCCCGGAATTCGCCACCGTCACCAAGCTGCGCGTGCTGAGCCGGCACCAGCAGCTCATCCGCCTCGACTTCGAGGACAACTTCGCACACGGCGACATCGCGGAGGTGCGCGAGTCATTCGCCGGACTGGCGCGCGACGCCGACGTCGTCCTGCTGTCCGATTACGGCAAAGGCACCCTGCATGAGGCGCAGGCGCTGATCGAATCCGCGCGCGCGCTGGGCAAACCCGTGCTGGTCGATCCCAAGGGCAGCGATTTCTCTCGCTATCGCGGAGCAACCGTCATCACGCCCAACCTGAGTGAATTCGAGGCCATCGTGGGACACTGCGCCAGCGACGAGGAACTGGTCGCGAAGGGCGAGGCCCTGCGCCACGATCTCGCGCTGGAGGCGCTGCTGATCACGCGCAGCAAGCGCGGCATGACCCTGCTGCGGCGCTACCTGCCGCCGCTGCATCTGGCAGCGCGCGCGCGCGCGATCTACGACGTCACCGGCGCGGGCGACACCGTCATCGCCGTGCTCGCCGCGGCGTACGCCGTCGGCGCCGATCTCGGTGCGGCGACCGCGCTCGCCAACGTCGCCGCCGGCGTGGTGGTCGGCAAGCTCGGGACCGCGAGCGTCAGCCTGCAGGAACTCGACCACGCCCTGCACGACTACGACAAGATCGAATCCGGGCTGACCGGCGCGGACGAGCTGCTCGCGCGCGTCGCGCGCGCGCGCGCGCGTGGCGAGACCATCGTCATGACGAACGGCTGCTTCGACCTGCTGCACGCCGGTCACGTCACCTACCTCGAGCAGGCGCGGCGCCTCGGCGACCGCCTCATCGTGGCGGTCAACGACGACGCCTCGGTAAAGCGCCTGAAGGGCGCGGACCGGCCGGTCAACGCACTGGCGCAGCGCGCCGCCGTGCTCGCCGCGCTGCAGAGCGTGGACTGGGTGGTGCCCTTCTCCGAGGACACGCCGGAACAGCTGATCTGCCGCGTGCAGCCCGACGTGCTGGTCAAGGGGGGGGACTACGACGCCGCAGGAGTCGCCGGCGGCGACTGCGTACGCGCCCGCGGCGGCCGCGTCGTCATCCTGGATTACGTCGAGAACTGCTCCACCAGCCGCGTCATCGAGGCGATCCGCCACGGCGTCACGCAGGGACACGGGAAATCCGCAACATGA
- the waaA gene encoding lipid IV(A) 3-deoxy-D-manno-octulosonic acid transferase, whose translation MRRLYTLLLYLLLPLVLLRLLLRGLRSPAYLRRWPERFGRFPHTPPPGALWIHAVSVGEAIAAFPLVQQIRDRHPALPVVFTTTTPTGSERVVRQFGSAVHHAYLPYDLPGSVARFLDRAGPRLAVIMETELWPNMYAACAARGIPLIVANARLSARSAAAYRRVAPFARAVLRQATLIAAQSGEDAGRFLALGAPPDRVRVTGNLKFDLTVPDDVPERGAALRSAWGARRPVWIAASTHEGEEELVLDAHARARAQAPGLLLILVPRHPERFDRVAALSQARGLNLVRRSENRPCNPDTEVYLGDSMGELLLLYAAADVAFVGGSLVPTGGHNPLEPAALARPVLHGPHMFNFAEISLLLQSAGGSREVRDSGELARSLEELLTRNGPGIAMGERARAVVTQNRGALGRLLESIEELLNTGPGTEYKSGA comes from the coding sequence ATGAGGCGTCTCTATACCCTGCTGCTGTACCTGCTGTTGCCGCTCGTCCTGTTGCGCCTGCTGCTGCGCGGGCTGCGCTCTCCCGCCTACCTGAGGCGCTGGCCTGAACGCTTCGGCCGTTTTCCGCACACGCCGCCCCCCGGAGCCCTGTGGATACACGCTGTCTCGGTCGGAGAGGCGATCGCTGCATTTCCGCTGGTCCAGCAGATCCGCGACCGCCACCCCGCCCTGCCCGTGGTATTCACCACGACGACGCCGACCGGCTCGGAGCGCGTCGTCCGGCAGTTCGGCTCCGCCGTCCATCACGCCTATCTGCCCTATGACCTGCCCGGGTCCGTTGCGCGTTTCCTCGACCGCGCCGGACCCAGGCTCGCCGTCATCATGGAGACGGAGCTGTGGCCGAACATGTACGCGGCCTGCGCAGCGCGCGGGATCCCGCTCATCGTCGCGAACGCGCGCCTGTCCGCGCGCTCCGCTGCGGCCTACCGCCGCGTCGCGCCGTTCGCCCGCGCCGTCCTCCGCCAGGCGACGCTCATCGCGGCGCAAAGCGGCGAGGATGCCGGTCGTTTCCTCGCGCTGGGGGCTCCGCCCGACCGCGTGCGGGTGACCGGTAATCTCAAGTTCGATCTCACCGTCCCGGATGATGTGCCGGAACGCGGCGCGGCCCTGCGCAGCGCGTGGGGCGCGCGCCGACCGGTGTGGATCGCGGCGAGCACCCACGAGGGCGAAGAGGAACTGGTCCTCGACGCCCACGCGCGCGCGCGCGCGCAGGCGCCCGGCCTGCTCCTGATACTCGTGCCGCGCCACCCGGAACGCTTCGACCGCGTCGCCGCCCTGAGCCAGGCGCGCGGGTTAAACCTCGTCAGGCGCAGCGAAAACCGCCCCTGCAACCCGGACACGGAGGTCTATCTCGGCGACAGTATGGGCGAGCTGCTGCTGCTCTACGCCGCAGCCGACGTGGCATTCGTCGGCGGCAGCCTGGTGCCTACCGGCGGACACAATCCGCTCGAACCCGCCGCGCTGGCGCGACCGGTGCTGCACGGGCCTCACATGTTCAACTTCGCGGAGATCAGCCTTCTGCTGCAGTCCGCCGGAGGCTCGCGCGAGGTGCGGGACTCCGGCGAGCTCGCCCGGTCGCTGGAGGAGCTGCTGACGCGCAACGGACCCGGCATCGCCATGGGTGAACGGGCGCGAGCCGTGGTCACGCAGAACCGCGGGGCGCTGGGGCGGCTGCTGGAAAGCATCGAGGAGTTGCTCAATACGGGACCGGGGACTGAGTACAAGTCAGGGGCGTGA
- a CDS encoding TolC family protein, translating to MSLQRAGHYPTLDLVASLSRAEDDGGVNGEIEVEDRTVGLQFSLPLYLGGAVASRTREAAYLLTQAREDVESQRRATLRQARDAYLAVVAGINSVNALGQARVSAQSALDATQAGFEVGTRTTVDVLAAQSDLFAAQREYAQARYDYILNLLRLKQASGLLAPEDIEEVNRWLE from the coding sequence GTGAGTCTGCAACGCGCGGGCCATTATCCGACGCTGGACCTCGTCGCGAGCCTCAGCCGGGCCGAGGATGACGGCGGCGTGAACGGGGAAATCGAGGTGGAGGATCGCACTGTCGGTCTGCAATTCTCGCTGCCGCTGTATCTGGGCGGCGCGGTGGCCTCGCGCACGCGCGAGGCCGCCTATCTGCTGACGCAGGCGCGCGAGGATGTGGAGAGCCAGCGCCGCGCCACGCTGCGCCAGGCACGCGACGCCTACCTCGCGGTGGTCGCCGGCATCAACAGCGTGAACGCGCTCGGGCAGGCCAGGGTTTCCGCGCAGAGCGCACTGGATGCGACGCAGGCCGGATTCGAGGTCGGCACCCGCACCACGGTCGACGTGCTGGCCGCGCAGAGCGACCTGTTCGCCGCGCAGCGCGAATACGCCCAGGCACGTTACGACTACATCCTCAATCTGCTGCGCCTGAAGCAGGCCTCGGGGCTGCTGGCGCCGGAGGATATCGAAGAGGTCAATCGCTGGCTGGAATAA
- a CDS encoding TolC family protein: protein MRNKLQCCVAAVALSIGSLTATAANLADVYRLALQNDPVLKSAAAARAAALEAKPQSRALLYPALSFSASYDRTREDVKETAIGSPGVSNFDTSVYALALNQPLFNRDYFVRLRQADATVAQADAVYRSSEQGLIVRVAEAYFNLLAADDNLEFARAEKHAIEQQLEQAKQRFDVGLIAITDVHEAQAAFDLANAREIVASNQLASSQEALYEITAQAIDEVAQLGARIPLVRPDPADIEHWGQVALEQNFALLAAQFAEQAAREGESATRGPLSDAGPRREPQPGRG from the coding sequence ATGCGTAACAAACTGCAGTGCTGTGTGGCCGCCGTCGCCCTCTCCATCGGAAGCCTCACGGCCACCGCCGCAAACCTGGCGGATGTCTACCGGCTTGCGCTGCAAAACGACCCCGTGCTGAAGTCGGCCGCCGCCGCGCGCGCCGCCGCGCTGGAGGCGAAGCCGCAGAGCCGTGCCCTGCTCTACCCGGCCTTGTCGTTCAGTGCGAGTTACGACCGCACGCGCGAAGACGTCAAGGAGACCGCCATCGGCTCACCGGGTGTCTCGAACTTCGATACCTCCGTCTATGCGCTGGCGCTGAATCAGCCGCTGTTCAACCGCGACTATTTTGTGCGCCTGCGTCAGGCAGACGCCACGGTGGCGCAGGCGGACGCCGTTTACCGCTCCTCCGAGCAGGGCCTCATCGTGCGCGTCGCAGAGGCCTACTTCAATCTGCTCGCCGCCGACGACAACCTCGAGTTCGCCCGCGCCGAGAAGCACGCCATCGAGCAGCAGCTCGAACAGGCGAAACAGCGCTTCGACGTCGGTCTGATCGCGATCACCGATGTCCACGAGGCGCAGGCGGCGTTCGATCTCGCCAACGCGCGGGAGATCGTGGCGAGCAACCAGCTGGCGAGCAGCCAGGAGGCCCTCTACGAGATTACCGCCCAGGCCATCGACGAGGTGGCCCAGCTCGGGGCGCGTATCCCGCTGGTGCGCCCGGATCCGGCTGATATCGAGCACTGGGGCCAGGTTGCGCTGGAACAGAATTTCGCCCTTCTCGCCGCGCAGTTCGCCGAGCAGGCGGCGCGCGAGGGTGAGTCTGCAACGCGCGGGCCATTATCCGACGCTGGACCTCGTCGCGAGCCTCAGCCGGGCCGAGGATGA
- a CDS encoding protein-L-isoaspartate O-methyltransferase yields the protein MELKSARFNMIEQQIRPWDVLDQGVLDLIAEIPREDFVPEPYRKLAYADTAIPLGHGQFMMHPRIEARLLQALDLHATDTVLEIGTGSGYLTALLARSTHHVYSVDIIPQFKAQAEERLAVHGIDNVTLEVGDAARGWARHGLYDVIAITGSLPELPSVFLQSLNRGGRLVAVVGTAPIMEAILIRRVGDAEWSRESLFETDLPMLINAPATARFVF from the coding sequence ATGGAGCTGAAGTCCGCGCGGTTCAACATGATCGAACAGCAGATCCGTCCGTGGGACGTCCTCGATCAGGGCGTGCTGGATCTCATCGCGGAGATACCGCGCGAGGATTTCGTCCCCGAGCCCTATCGCAAGCTTGCCTATGCCGATACCGCCATCCCGCTGGGGCATGGCCAGTTCATGATGCATCCCAGGATCGAGGCGCGCCTGTTGCAAGCGCTGGATCTTCACGCCACGGATACCGTTCTCGAGATCGGCACCGGCAGCGGCTACCTGACCGCGCTGCTTGCCCGTTCCACGCACCACGTCTACAGCGTCGACATCATACCGCAGTTCAAGGCGCAGGCCGAGGAAAGGCTCGCCGTGCACGGTATCGATAACGTCACTCTTGAGGTCGGCGACGCCGCACGGGGGTGGGCCAGGCACGGCCTGTACGACGTGATCGCCATCACCGGCTCGCTGCCGGAACTGCCGTCCGTATTTCTGCAGTCGCTCAATCGCGGCGGCCGCCTGGTTGCGGTGGTGGGAACGGCCCCGATCATGGAGGCGATTCTTATACGCCGCGTCGGGGACGCCGAATGGAGCCGCGAGAGCCTGTTCGAGACCGATCTGCCGATGTTGATCAACGCCCCGGCCACCGCCCGATTCGTTTTCTGA
- the thiC gene encoding phosphomethylpyrimidine synthase ThiC translates to MSAIPESIFDDAIRLNETMVRPYPNSEKVHVSGSRADLRVPMRQIRQAETRTHAASEPNPAITVYDTSGPYTDPAVEIDLRRGLPAIRAPWIEVRADTEILAAPTSDYGRMRAGDAALAPLRFAHIRQARRARAGRNVTQMHYARRGIVTPEMEFVSIRENLRRNELREQVLTRQHAGESFGAAIPREITPEFVRAEVARGRAIIPANVNHPEVEPMIIGRNFLVKINANIGNSAVTSSIAEEVEKLVWGIRWGADTAMDLSTGKNIHETREWIIRNSPVPVGTVPIYQALEKVDGRAEELTWEIFRDTLIEQAEQGVDYFTIHAGVRLAYVPLTARRLTGIVSRGGSILAKWCLAHHRENFLYTHFEEICEIMQAYDVSFSLGDGLRPGSVADANDAAQFAELETLGELTRIAWEHEVQTMIEGPGHVPMHMIKENMDKQLRECGEAPFYTLGPLTTDIAPGYDHITSAIGAAMIGWYGTAMLCYVTPKEHLGLPDREDVRAGIITYKIAAHAADLAKGHPGAQIRDNALSKARFEFRWEDQFNLGLDPERARSFHDETLPKEGHKLAHFCSMCGPQFCSMKITQEVRDYAREKGIGDVATALDEGLSEKSAEFAREGALLYKQV, encoded by the coding sequence ATGAGCGCGATCCCAGAATCCATTTTCGACGACGCCATCCGTCTCAACGAAACGATGGTCCGGCCTTACCCGAACTCGGAGAAGGTGCATGTCTCCGGAAGCCGCGCCGACCTGAGGGTGCCGATGCGGCAGATCCGCCAGGCGGAGACGCGGACGCACGCGGCCAGCGAGCCCAATCCGGCGATCACCGTCTACGACACCTCCGGCCCCTATACCGACCCCGCGGTCGAGATTGACCTGCGCCGGGGCCTGCCCGCCATCCGCGCGCCGTGGATCGAGGTACGCGCGGATACCGAAATACTGGCCGCGCCGACCTCGGATTATGGCCGGATGCGCGCCGGCGACGCCGCGCTCGCTCCGCTGCGGTTTGCCCATATACGCCAGGCCCGCCGCGCCCGCGCCGGCCGCAACGTCACGCAGATGCACTACGCCCGGCGCGGCATCGTGACCCCGGAGATGGAGTTCGTCTCCATCCGCGAAAACCTCAGGCGCAACGAACTGCGCGAACAGGTTCTGACACGGCAGCACGCGGGTGAATCCTTCGGCGCCGCCATACCGCGCGAGATCACGCCCGAGTTCGTGCGCGCCGAGGTGGCGCGCGGCCGTGCGATCATCCCGGCCAACGTCAACCACCCGGAGGTCGAGCCGATGATCATCGGGCGCAACTTCCTGGTCAAGATCAACGCCAACATCGGCAACTCCGCCGTCACCTCCTCCATCGCCGAGGAGGTCGAGAAGCTGGTATGGGGCATCCGCTGGGGCGCAGACACGGCAATGGACCTGTCGACCGGCAAGAACATCCACGAGACGCGCGAGTGGATCATCCGCAATTCTCCGGTGCCGGTCGGCACCGTGCCGATCTATCAGGCGCTGGAGAAGGTCGACGGCCGCGCCGAGGAGCTGACCTGGGAGATCTTCCGCGACACCCTGATCGAGCAGGCCGAGCAGGGGGTGGACTACTTCACCATCCACGCCGGCGTACGCCTCGCGTACGTACCGCTCACCGCGCGACGCCTCACCGGCATCGTCTCGCGGGGCGGCTCGATCCTCGCGAAATGGTGCCTGGCGCATCACAGGGAAAATTTTCTCTACACGCATTTCGAGGAAATCTGCGAGATCATGCAGGCCTATGACGTCTCATTCTCGCTGGGCGACGGCCTGCGGCCGGGTTCCGTGGCCGATGCGAACGACGCGGCCCAGTTCGCCGAGCTGGAGACCCTGGGCGAACTCACCCGCATCGCGTGGGAGCACGAGGTGCAGACCATGATCGAGGGCCCGGGCCATGTCCCGATGCACATGATCAAGGAGAACATGGACAAGCAGCTGCGCGAATGCGGCGAGGCCCCGTTCTACACCCTGGGACCGCTCACCACCGACATCGCGCCCGGCTACGACCACATCACCTCCGCCATCGGCGCGGCCATGATCGGCTGGTACGGCACCGCCATGCTGTGCTACGTGACGCCGAAGGAGCACCTCGGCCTGCCCGACCGCGAGGACGTGCGCGCCGGCATCATCACCTACAAGATCGCCGCCCACGCGGCGGATCTGGCCAAGGGCCACCCCGGCGCCCAGATCCGCGACAATGCCCTGTCGAAGGCGCGCTTCGAGTTCCGCTGGGAGGATCAGTTCAATCTCGGCCTCGATCCCGAACGCGCGCGCTCCTTCCACGACGAAACCTTGCCGAAGGAAGGGCACAAGCTCGCCCACTTCTGCTCCATGTGCGGACCGCAGTTCTGCTCCATGAAAATCACCCAGGAAGTACGGGATTACGCCCGCGAAAAGGGCATCGGCGACGTCGCAACCGCGCTGGACGAGGGCCTGTCGGAAAAGTCCGCGGAGTTCGCCCGCGAAGGCGCCCTCCTGTACAAGCAGGTCTGA
- a CDS encoding GGDEF domain-containing protein, whose translation MKKTKTAACQPDVEQEELRGFSRSIAEIEWLLLILGLLYLFVPSAVITDRGYVIGAMVGFAAFVVSFRYFNFYRSETRWKLALETWAMIALISMLLWHTGKIDSPLFNLYLLVIIASALTLGKLATLMEVALISCWYLFMGYAVHGTGVFSLQTFSELMSTFGPFLLVAYLTTMLSADIHHAKRRIVSISETDELTGLPNMRAFRSLHEREMQRYGRYGHAFALMMIDTDGLKEVNDRYGHEAGNRLIIMVANTIRERMRNADILARYGGDEFILLLPETSSGQVLEVAERIRTAVEHCSFDEQGARVSTTVSIGIACCPDDAINTQELIDKADAALYQSKNSGRNRTTAWRRTVPPAAPAARPASAA comes from the coding sequence ATGAAGAAAACGAAAACGGCCGCCTGCCAGCCTGACGTCGAACAGGAAGAGCTGCGCGGATTCTCGCGCAGCATCGCCGAGATCGAATGGCTGCTGCTGATCCTCGGACTGCTGTATCTCTTCGTGCCGTCCGCGGTCATCACGGACCGCGGCTACGTCATTGGCGCCATGGTCGGCTTCGCCGCCTTCGTCGTCTCCTTCCGCTACTTCAATTTCTACCGCTCCGAGACGCGCTGGAAGCTGGCGCTCGAGACCTGGGCCATGATCGCGCTCATCAGCATGCTGCTGTGGCATACCGGCAAGATCGACAGCCCGCTGTTCAATCTCTATCTGCTCGTCATCATCGCCAGCGCGCTCACGCTGGGCAAGCTGGCCACCCTGATGGAGGTCGCGCTGATTTCCTGCTGGTATCTCTTCATGGGGTATGCGGTCCATGGCACCGGGGTGTTCTCGCTGCAGACCTTCAGCGAGCTGATGTCGACCTTCGGTCCCTTCCTGCTCGTCGCCTACCTGACCACCATGCTGTCGGCGGACATCCACCACGCGAAGCGCCGCATCGTCTCCATCTCCGAAACCGACGAACTGACCGGACTGCCCAATATGCGCGCGTTCAGGTCGCTGCACGAGCGGGAGATGCAGCGCTACGGGCGCTACGGCCACGCCTTCGCGCTGATGATGATCGACACCGACGGGCTGAAGGAAGTCAACGACCGCTACGGCCATGAGGCCGGCAACCGCCTGATCATCATGGTGGCGAATACCATCCGCGAACGCATGCGCAACGCGGACATACTCGCACGCTACGGCGGTGACGAATTCATCCTGCTGCTGCCGGAGACCTCCTCCGGCCAGGTCCTGGAGGTCGCGGAACGCATCCGCACCGCGGTGGAGCATTGCTCGTTCGACGAACAGGGCGCGCGCGTATCGACCACCGTCAGCATCGGCATCGCCTGCTGCCCGGACGATGCCATCAATACCCAGGAACTGATCGACAAGGCCGACGCGGCGCTATACCAGAGCAAGAACAGCGGCCGCAACCGCACCACCGCCTGGCGCAGGACCGTCCCGCCTGCGGCGCCCGCCGCGCGCCCGGCCTCCGCCGCCTGA
- the prlC gene encoding oligopeptidase A codes for MVHYANQPVNINSGRRSTLSAQALNDNPLLAIDALPRFGAIRAGHVLPAIEAVLTDNRVHIAELLRGDDDYTWDNLVQPLEDLAYRLNRVWSPVGHLNAVANTPELREAYNACLPLLSAYASELGQNEGLHQAYQVVERRADFSRLQPAQKKIVENALRDFRLSGVALDEGRKARYRELMQELSLLTARFEQNLLDATQAWSRHVEDADLLAGLPDSARAMTHQAAQQRGLEGWLFTLEYPSYLAVMTYADERALRREMYEAFVTRASDEGPHAGRWDNGPVMERILALRHEEARLLGFANFAERSLATKMARDTNQVVEFLGGLARRSLPGARRELAELRSFARDHLGLDVLEAWDVMYCAERLRQHTYAVSQEELRAYFPAPHALAGLFEIARRLYGLSITECPGVETWHPDVNFYDIRDARGELRGQFYLDLYARAHKRGGAWMDECVARRRQDAGIQIPVAHLVCNFAPPVGTGPACFTHDEVLTLFHEFGHGLHHMLTQVDYPSVAGIQGVAWDAVELPSQFMENWCWQREALVLMSGHFRTGEPLPEELFTRLLAARNFQSGIKMLRQLEFALFDFRLHLDYDPARGGRVYEVLQQVRDEVAVIKPPSFNRFPHSFSHIFAGGYAAGYYSYKWAEVLSSDAFSLFEERGVFDMETGIRFLSTVLEQGGSRDPLELFVEFRGREPQIDALLRHHGLVA; via the coding sequence ATGGTACATTACGCGAATCAGCCGGTGAACATTAACAGCGGGAGGCGCAGTACATTGAGCGCACAGGCATTGAACGACAACCCGCTGCTGGCCATCGACGCCCTGCCGCGTTTTGGTGCGATCCGCGCCGGGCACGTGCTTCCCGCCATCGAGGCGGTGCTCACGGACAACCGCGTACATATCGCGGAACTGCTGCGGGGAGACGACGACTACACCTGGGACAATCTCGTCCAGCCGCTGGAAGACCTTGCCTATAGGCTGAACCGGGTGTGGTCGCCCGTCGGCCACCTGAACGCGGTGGCCAATACGCCCGAGCTGCGCGAGGCGTACAACGCCTGCCTTCCGCTGCTGAGCGCCTATGCGAGCGAGCTCGGCCAGAACGAGGGACTCCATCAGGCCTATCAGGTCGTCGAGCGGCGCGCGGACTTCAGCCGCCTCCAGCCCGCGCAGAAGAAAATCGTCGAGAACGCCTTGCGCGATTTCCGTCTCTCCGGCGTCGCCCTCGACGAAGGGCGCAAGGCGCGTTACCGCGAGCTGATGCAGGAACTTTCACTGCTGACCGCCCGCTTCGAGCAGAACCTGCTCGATGCCACCCAGGCGTGGAGCCGCCATGTCGAGGATGCGGACCTGCTCGCCGGTCTGCCGGACTCGGCACGGGCCATGACGCATCAGGCGGCGCAGCAGCGCGGGCTGGAAGGCTGGTTGTTTACCCTCGAATATCCGTCCTACCTCGCGGTGATGACCTATGCCGACGAGCGCGCCCTGCGGCGCGAGATGTACGAGGCCTTCGTCACGCGCGCCTCCGACGAAGGTCCGCACGCCGGGCGCTGGGATAACGGTCCCGTGATGGAGCGGATCCTGGCGCTGCGCCACGAGGAGGCTCGCCTGCTCGGTTTCGCCAACTTCGCCGAGCGTTCGCTGGCGACCAAAATGGCGCGCGATACGAATCAGGTGGTTGAATTCCTCGGCGGCCTCGCCCGGCGTTCTCTGCCGGGCGCGCGCCGCGAGCTGGCGGAGCTGCGCAGCTTCGCCCGCGATCATCTCGGGCTGGATGTGCTCGAGGCGTGGGACGTGATGTATTGCGCGGAGCGCCTGCGCCAGCATACATACGCGGTCTCGCAGGAGGAGTTACGGGCGTATTTCCCTGCGCCGCACGCGCTCGCCGGTCTGTTCGAGATCGCGCGCCGGCTCTACGGGCTATCCATCACCGAGTGTCCCGGCGTCGAGACCTGGCATCCCGACGTGAATTTTTACGATATCCGCGACGCGCGCGGCGAGCTGCGCGGGCAGTTTTACCTCGACCTCTATGCCCGCGCGCACAAGCGCGGCGGCGCCTGGATGGACGAGTGCGTCGCGCGCAGACGCCAGGACGCGGGTATTCAGATCCCCGTTGCCCATCTGGTCTGCAATTTCGCCCCGCCGGTCGGCACCGGGCCGGCCTGCTTCACCCACGACGAGGTGCTGACCCTGTTCCACGAGTTCGGGCATGGCCTGCACCATATGCTGACACAGGTGGATTATCCCAGCGTGGCCGGGATCCAGGGCGTGGCCTGGGACGCGGTGGAGCTGCCGAGCCAGTTCATGGAGAACTGGTGCTGGCAGCGCGAGGCCCTGGTCCTGATGTCGGGCCATTTCCGCACGGGAGAACCGCTCCCGGAGGAACTGTTCACGCGGCTGCTGGCGGCGCGCAACTTCCAGTCGGGGATCAAGATGCTGCGTCAGCTCGAGTTCGCGCTGTTCGATTTCCGCCTCCATCTCGACTACGATCCCGCGCGCGGCGGCCGCGTGTACGAGGTCCTGCAGCAGGTGCGCGACGAGGTGGCGGTGATCAAGCCGCCCTCGTTCAACCGTTTCCCGCACAGCTTTTCCCATATCTTCGCCGGCGGTTACGCGGCGGGCTATTACAGCTACAAGTGGGCCGAGGTGCTGTCCAGCGATGCCTTCTCGCTGTTCGAGGAGCGGGGGGTGTTCGACATGGAGACGGGGATCCGTTTTCTCTCCACCGTGCTGGAGCAGGGCGGGTCGCGCGACCCGCTGGAGCTGTTCGTGGAGTTCCGCGGCCGCGAGCCGCAGATCGACGCCCTGCTGCGCCATCACGGCCTCGTGGCCTGA